ACGGACTTTGCACAGGATTCGATGAAAGCATTATTTGGTCTGCTGCCACGTCTGGCACTCGGAAGTCTGACAGCGTACTTCATCAGTCAGTTCCTGGATGTACGATTATACTCCTGGCTGCGCAAGGTGGCCCCTGGACGCAATCAGTTGTGGATTCGTACCAACGGTAGTTCGATCATCAGTTCATTTGTAGATACACTGGTGTTCTGCACGATCGCGTTTGCGTTCATCTATCCTTGGGATGTTTGGCTGGAAATCTTCCTGACGACGTATATTATCAAATTTGTATTAACTGCGGTCGGAACGCCGTTTCTGTATGCTGCACGTAGCTTTAAGTTTAAGGATGAAGCTTAGACAACAATCAAAGAATATCACTTAAAATCACCCTCTGCGCAGTCCATTGTAATTTGGACTCTGCAAGGGGATTTTTTTTATAAAAACACATGTCCCCGAAACAAGGAAAACCCTTTTTACATTTTTATGAAAAAGTTATAATATAAACGACCTGTCGTTATGAGCGTGTATCATTAGCCAACGATGATTTCAACCAAAGGGGAATCGCATATGTACTCTACACTGCGTTATACACTGGAA
The window above is part of the Paenibacillus sp. 1781tsa1 genome. Proteins encoded here:
- a CDS encoding queuosine precursor transporter; translated protein: MFNLGWGAVFVLVTYGFFLLCYRLFGKKGLYAWIGVATVIANIQVTKTIDIMGIVLTLGNTMYVSMYLTSDLLNEKCGPGEARKAVWFGFFTLIMTTVLMQMVLYFDPAPTDFAQDSMKALFGLLPRLALGSLTAYFISQFLDVRLYSWLRKVAPGRNQLWIRTNGSSIISSFVDTLVFCTIAFAFIYPWDVWLEIFLTTYIIKFVLTAVGTPFLYAARSFKFKDEA